One Longimicrobium sp. genomic window carries:
- a CDS encoding N-acetylmuramoyl-L-alanine amidase has translation MTSLFSGALRRSLILAALSGAAAQSAQRPAREHAAPPVIVIDPGHPSENGVGASGHGVAEVHAAWEVAVRLRDSLVAAGYDVRMTKSAERQVVRNVERARIANRAGAALMIRLHCDVGSGTGFTLYYPDRRGTAEGRTGPSAAVMARSRVAAYALDSAMATRLSPGHLRDGGVLGDSRTFVGGRQGALTGSIFSEVPVVTVEMAVLTDAHDARFIASAAGQARMAGAIAAGVRRFAPIAPPAPRPTRN, from the coding sequence ATGACATCGCTGTTCTCCGGCGCCCTCCGGCGCAGCCTGATCCTGGCCGCCCTGTCTGGCGCCGCCGCGCAGTCTGCCCAGCGCCCGGCGCGAGAGCATGCGGCCCCACCCGTCATCGTCATCGATCCCGGGCATCCGTCGGAGAACGGCGTGGGCGCATCAGGCCACGGCGTGGCGGAGGTGCATGCGGCGTGGGAGGTGGCGGTGCGGCTGCGGGATTCGCTCGTCGCGGCGGGGTACGACGTGCGGATGACGAAGTCGGCCGAGCGGCAGGTGGTGCGCAACGTGGAGCGCGCGCGGATCGCCAACCGGGCCGGGGCGGCGCTGATGATCCGGCTGCACTGCGACGTGGGGAGCGGCACCGGCTTCACGCTGTACTATCCGGACCGGCGGGGGACGGCGGAGGGGCGCACCGGGCCGTCCGCGGCGGTGATGGCGCGGAGCCGCGTTGCCGCCTACGCGCTCGACAGCGCCATGGCCACGCGGCTCAGCCCCGGCCACCTGCGCGACGGCGGCGTGCTGGGTGATTCGCGCACCTTCGTCGGCGGGCGGCAGGGGGCGCTCACCGGGTCCATCTTCTCGGAGGTGCCGGTGGTCACGGTGGAGATGGCGGTGCTGACCGATGCCCATGACGCGCGCTTTATCGCATCCGCCGCGGGGCAGGCGCGGATGGCGGGCGCGATCGCGGCCGGGGTGAGGCGGTTCGCGCCCATCGCCCCGCCGGCACCGCGGCCAACGCGGAACTGA
- a CDS encoding YARHG domain-containing protein, producing MEDAPPRGTSWQVWAVVTITVALLSGPVIPRVIDHVEQQRAHMGPSSLPVSERLLTFEDLQGKSSWDLDVLRNEIYARHGRRFENRALQSYFDSQPWYKGVYSPDRFREDQLNPVERANASLIREFQSSRH from the coding sequence ATGGAGGACGCTCCCCCGAGAGGAACCAGCTGGCAGGTCTGGGCCGTAGTCACCATCACCGTGGCCCTGCTCAGCGGGCCCGTGATCCCACGCGTGATCGACCACGTGGAGCAGCAGCGGGCGCATATGGGCCCCTCGTCGCTCCCTGTCTCAGAGCGGCTGCTGACGTTCGAGGACCTTCAGGGGAAAAGCTCGTGGGACTTGGACGTTCTGCGCAACGAGATCTACGCGCGGCATGGCCGGCGGTTCGAGAACCGCGCGCTCCAGAGCTACTTCGACTCGCAGCCGTGGTACAAGGGCGTCTATTCGCCGGATCGGTTCCGCGAAGACCAGCTGAACCCGGTCGAGCGTGCGAACGCATCGCTCATCCGCGAGTTCCAGTCGAGCCGCCACTGA
- a CDS encoding CAP domain-containing protein, whose amino-acid sequence MPFRRSLLVLALGCMAALPACIVQYQVPVVRGEAAPEVRRDGDSLADAREREMAAILTGSAEQRRPRLAWNAILAQVARERARDMAARGYFAHVAPEGLGANTLVERAGFALPAAYDHALAGNNIESAAEGYDSAAAAWRDWMGSPHHRAHLLGLEPQFSAQSEFGIGFAQRPGGRVYWVVLIAEPGGR is encoded by the coding sequence GTGCCGTTCCGGAGATCGCTCCTCGTCCTGGCGCTCGGCTGCATGGCCGCGCTGCCGGCGTGCATCGTCCAGTATCAGGTGCCCGTCGTGCGCGGCGAGGCGGCGCCGGAGGTGCGGCGGGACGGGGATTCGCTGGCGGACGCGCGCGAGCGGGAGATGGCGGCGATCCTCACGGGCAGTGCGGAGCAGCGGCGTCCGCGGCTGGCGTGGAACGCGATCCTTGCGCAGGTCGCGCGGGAGCGGGCGCGGGACATGGCGGCGCGCGGGTACTTCGCGCACGTGGCGCCGGAGGGGCTGGGCGCGAACACGCTGGTGGAGCGCGCCGGATTTGCGCTCCCGGCCGCGTACGATCACGCGCTCGCGGGGAACAACATCGAGTCGGCGGCGGAGGGGTACGACAGCGCGGCGGCGGCGTGGCGCGACTGGATGGGCTCGCCGCATCACCGCGCGCACCTGCTGGGGCTGGAGCCGCAGTTCAGCGCGCAGTCGGAGTTCGGCATCGGCTTCGCGCAGCGGCCGGGGGGCCGCGTGTACTGGGTGGTGCTGATCGCGGAGCCGGGCGGCCGCTGA
- a CDS encoding DUF1206 domain-containing protein — protein MKRAARKAAPWLERLARAGYFSRGFVYVVVGLMAGRAAFYHRRPGAMRGAMLEVARQPMGRVMVLLLAVGLLGYAAWRAVQSVLDPERKGTKLKGIGKRVAYLSTAVIYVGLAAAAVAIAYSGHGQGDRTSAGQWVAPVMRHPLGRWAIIVVGAWIAGYGAWLLYRSVAKEPEKKLDVSRLRPGVQKAFKLAGRVGIAARAVVFGIIGVWMVRAALHHKPGETKMPAGALETVREQPHGHWLLAVVAVGLAAFGFFEMVKARYRIIQPAP, from the coding sequence ATGAAGCGCGCGGCGCGGAAGGCGGCGCCGTGGCTGGAGCGGCTGGCGCGCGCGGGGTACTTCTCGCGCGGCTTCGTCTACGTGGTGGTGGGGTTGATGGCGGGGCGCGCGGCCTTCTACCACCGCCGCCCCGGCGCGATGCGGGGGGCCATGCTGGAGGTGGCGCGCCAGCCGATGGGGCGGGTGATGGTGCTCCTCCTGGCCGTCGGCCTGCTGGGCTACGCGGCGTGGCGCGCCGTGCAGTCGGTGCTGGATCCGGAGCGGAAGGGGACGAAGCTGAAGGGCATCGGGAAGCGCGTGGCCTACCTGTCCACCGCCGTCATCTACGTGGGCCTGGCCGCCGCGGCGGTGGCGATCGCGTACTCGGGGCACGGCCAGGGCGACCGCACCAGCGCCGGGCAGTGGGTCGCGCCGGTGATGCGGCACCCGCTGGGGCGCTGGGCGATCATCGTCGTCGGCGCGTGGATCGCGGGGTACGGCGCGTGGCTCCTCTACCGCTCGGTGGCGAAGGAGCCGGAGAAGAAGCTCGACGTCTCCCGCCTGCGCCCGGGCGTGCAGAAGGCGTTCAAGCTGGCCGGGCGGGTGGGGATCGCGGCGCGCGCCGTGGTGTTCGGCATTATCGGCGTGTGGATGGTGCGCGCCGCGCTGCACCACAAGCCGGGGGAGACGAAGATGCCCGCCGGCGCGCTGGAGACCGTCCGCGAGCAGCCGCACGGGCACTGGCTCCTGGCCGTCGTCGCCGTCGGCCTGGCCGCCTTCGGGTTCTTCGAGATGGTGAAGGCCCGCTACCGCATCATCCAGCCCGCGCCGTAA
- the lpdA gene encoding dihydrolipoyl dehydrogenase, translated as MADTAYDIVVIGAGPGGYVAAIKAAQLGFKTACVEEANLGGVCLNIGCIPTKALLESAAMISHLGHAKEFGVTVGEIRTDLAQAVKRSRQVSERLVKGIGFLFKKNKVTHVPGRGRLAGGGKVEVTDRDGKKQTITGKHVIIATGSKPRDLPFLKIDHDRVWDSTDAMMSQEAPKTLAIVGAGAIGCEFADVYAAFGTQVTIIEVADRILPLEDRDCSAVVEKSYRKRGMNILTNTRLEKAEIGKTSVKLTVKTAKGETQTIDAERVLSAIGRAPLTQDIGLEKAGVQLDERGFIKIDRQMKTNVEGVYAIGDVAGPPLLAHKGSHEGVACVEAIKGDPHAGIDYRNIPNCTYCHPEVASVGLTEEQAREAGHDIEVGVFPWTANGRALTAGETDGFVKVIRDKKYSEVLGAHIVGPHATELIAEFVVGRHLETTAEEMDRAIHPHPTLSEAIGEAALASLGHALHI; from the coding sequence GTGGCGGATACTGCTTACGATATCGTGGTCATCGGCGCCGGGCCCGGCGGGTACGTGGCGGCCATCAAGGCGGCGCAGCTGGGGTTCAAGACGGCGTGCGTGGAGGAGGCCAACCTGGGCGGCGTGTGCCTGAACATCGGCTGCATCCCCACCAAGGCGCTGCTGGAGAGCGCGGCCATGATCTCCCACCTGGGCCACGCCAAGGAGTTCGGCGTGACGGTGGGCGAGATCAGGACCGACCTGGCGCAGGCGGTGAAGCGCTCGCGGCAGGTGTCCGAGCGGCTGGTGAAGGGGATCGGCTTTCTCTTCAAGAAGAACAAGGTGACCCACGTTCCCGGCCGCGGCCGTCTGGCGGGCGGCGGCAAGGTCGAGGTGACGGACAGGGACGGGAAGAAGCAGACGATCACCGGCAAGCACGTGATCATCGCCACCGGCAGCAAGCCGCGCGACCTGCCCTTCCTGAAGATCGACCACGACCGCGTGTGGGATTCGACCGACGCGATGATGTCGCAGGAGGCGCCGAAGACGCTGGCGATCGTGGGCGCCGGCGCCATCGGCTGCGAGTTCGCCGACGTGTACGCCGCGTTCGGCACGCAGGTGACCATCATCGAGGTGGCCGACCGCATCCTCCCGCTCGAGGACCGCGACTGCTCGGCCGTCGTGGAGAAGAGCTACAGGAAGCGGGGGATGAACATCCTCACGAACACCAGGCTGGAGAAGGCGGAGATCGGGAAGACGTCGGTGAAGCTGACGGTGAAGACGGCGAAGGGCGAGACGCAGACGATCGACGCGGAGCGCGTCCTTTCCGCCATCGGCCGCGCGCCGCTGACGCAGGACATCGGGCTGGAGAAGGCGGGGGTGCAGCTGGACGAGCGCGGCTTCATCAAGATCGACCGGCAGATGAAGACCAACGTGGAGGGGGTGTACGCCATCGGCGACGTGGCCGGCCCGCCGCTGCTGGCGCACAAGGGGTCGCACGAGGGCGTAGCGTGCGTCGAGGCCATCAAGGGCGACCCACACGCGGGGATCGACTACCGCAACATCCCCAACTGCACCTACTGCCACCCCGAGGTCGCCTCGGTGGGCCTCACCGAGGAGCAGGCGCGCGAGGCCGGGCACGACATCGAGGTGGGCGTGTTCCCGTGGACCGCCAACGGCCGCGCGCTGACCGCGGGCGAGACGGACGGGTTCGTGAAGGTGATCCGGGACAAGAAGTATTCGGAGGTGCTGGGCGCGCACATCGTGGGTCCGCACGCCACGGAGCTGATCGCCGAGTTCGTGGTCGGCCGCCACCTGGAGACCACGGCGGAGGAGATGGACCGCGCGATCCACCCGCACCCCACGCTCTCCGAGGCCATCGGCGAGGCCGCGCTGGCCAGCCTCGGCCACGCGCTCCACATCTGA